Proteins from one Salinispora arenicola genomic window:
- a CDS encoding SDR family NAD(P)-dependent oxidoreductase encodes MTDQQFALDGMVAIVTGAGNGLGRAEAVELAASGARLILNDLPGDAVAAVAAEIAAAGGEATVCTGDIGEWSTGESLLGAALDTYGRLDILVNNAGVLRDRMVFTMSAQEWDLVLRVHLRGHFVTTRLATAYWRERSKELGSPVYGRIINTSSEAFLLGSPGQPNYAAAKAGIVALTVATARSCARYGIRANVICPRARTAMTADLMGSTPEGTADPLSPAHVAPLVRYLASPAGDPINGEVFVIHGGVAAVLAPPTVRASFQTEEGSWSPKGLHDALGPLFQQSPSEAGFACQATLPLAATTFGEGG; translated from the coding sequence ATGACAGACCAGCAGTTCGCGTTGGATGGCATGGTCGCGATCGTGACCGGGGCGGGCAACGGCCTGGGTCGCGCCGAGGCCGTTGAGTTGGCAGCCAGCGGCGCCCGCCTCATCCTCAACGACCTTCCCGGCGACGCCGTGGCCGCCGTGGCCGCCGAGATCGCGGCAGCGGGCGGCGAGGCCACCGTGTGCACCGGCGACATCGGGGAATGGTCGACCGGTGAGTCCCTGCTGGGCGCAGCCCTCGACACGTACGGCAGGCTCGACATCCTGGTCAACAACGCCGGCGTACTCCGCGACCGGATGGTCTTCACGATGTCGGCGCAGGAATGGGACCTCGTCCTGCGAGTGCATCTGCGCGGTCACTTCGTGACCACCCGCCTGGCCACCGCCTACTGGCGCGAGCGGAGCAAGGAGCTCGGCTCCCCGGTCTACGGTCGGATCATCAACACCTCCTCCGAGGCGTTCCTGCTCGGCTCACCCGGCCAGCCGAACTATGCTGCCGCGAAAGCCGGCATCGTGGCACTCACCGTCGCGACCGCGCGTAGCTGTGCTCGGTACGGCATACGGGCAAATGTCATCTGTCCACGAGCACGTACCGCAATGACCGCCGACCTCATGGGATCCACGCCCGAGGGCACTGCCGATCCCCTGTCGCCAGCCCATGTCGCACCGCTCGTGCGGTACCTGGCCAGCCCGGCGGGAGACCCGATCAACGGCGAGGTCTTCGTGATCCACGGTGGCGTGGCAGCGGTACTGGCGCCACCCACGGTACGCGCGAGCTTTCAGACCGAGGAAGGATCCTGGTCGCCGAAGGGCCTGCACGATGCCCTGGGCCCCCTGTTCCAGCAGAGTCCGTCCGAGGCCGGGTTCGCCTGTCAGGCCACCCTGCCGCTGGCAGCGACCACGTTCGGTGAGGGCGGGTGA
- a CDS encoding class I SAM-dependent methyltransferase produces MSPGIESAAHPKGCCAAVYGSDLVALLLGGAYHPGGSGLTRRLAARLAPASGEHVLDVASGRGASALLLATEYGCTVTGVDLAGPNVAAATHTARSAGLADRVLFRQGDAERLPIGPASADVVICECAFCTFPDKPTAAGELARVLVPGGRLGVSDVTAVPDQLPPELTGLGAWIACVADARPLDEYAALLASAGLTVTHTERHDGAVTAMIDQIEARLTVVRLTAGQRAESLGLDFARAPAVLAAARAAVADGVLGYAILTATKPAVGPR; encoded by the coding sequence GTGAGCCCCGGGATCGAATCCGCGGCGCACCCGAAGGGTTGCTGCGCTGCCGTGTACGGCTCGGATCTGGTCGCCCTGCTGCTCGGCGGTGCCTACCATCCCGGCGGCTCGGGACTGACCCGTCGGCTCGCCGCCCGGTTGGCGCCGGCCAGCGGTGAACACGTGCTCGACGTGGCAAGCGGACGAGGTGCCAGCGCGCTGCTGCTGGCGACCGAGTACGGTTGCACGGTCACCGGTGTGGACCTTGCCGGGCCCAACGTCGCGGCGGCCACCCACACGGCCCGGTCCGCCGGGCTCGCCGACCGGGTGCTGTTCCGGCAGGGTGACGCCGAGCGGCTCCCCATCGGCCCGGCGTCGGCCGACGTGGTGATCTGCGAGTGCGCCTTCTGTACCTTCCCCGACAAGCCCACCGCAGCCGGGGAACTGGCCCGGGTGCTGGTTCCGGGCGGTCGGCTCGGGGTGTCCGATGTCACCGCCGTGCCCGACCAGCTTCCACCCGAACTGACCGGGTTGGGGGCATGGATCGCCTGTGTCGCCGACGCGCGCCCTCTCGACGAGTACGCCGCCCTGCTGGCCAGCGCGGGGTTGACGGTTACCCACACCGAACGCCACGACGGTGCCGTCACGGCGATGATCGACCAGATCGAGGCGCGCCTGACCGTGGTTCGGCTGACTGCTGGGCAGCGGGCTGAGTCCCTCGGCCTGGACTTCGCCCGCGCCCCGGCGGTCCTGGCCGCGGCCCGCGCTGCGGTCGCCGACGGTGTACTCGGCTACGCGATCTTGACGGCCACGAAGCCGGCGGTGGGCCCGCGTTGA
- a CDS encoding alcohol dehydrogenase catalytic domain-containing protein: MRAAVFHTMGDDKFEIRDDVSVVGPGAGEVRIRVRAAGVCHSDRSARDGVLPQPMPVVLGHEASGDVVAVGDGVDDLAEGDPVVVNWLPACGSCSSCTRGETYLCMAHVLAGYAQPRFLAGETPVYAMAGCGAFAEEIVVPRAGAVKLAPDVPYEVAALVGCGVMTGVGAVVNTARVAPGATVAVIGCGGVGIAAVQGARLAGAAVVVAVDTIEAKQQTALRFGATHGCGPDHLGELSTQITDGEGFDTVLDVVAVPQTLRTAWTAARRGGTVVVVGAGRSDQQVAFSPFELLFEGKTITSSLYGAAQAPRDFDRLFDLWRAGRLDLTNMITHRLRLEDVGDALAALGRGDVIRQVIRYDDVG; encoded by the coding sequence ATGCGGGCGGCGGTCTTCCACACCATGGGTGACGACAAGTTTGAGATTCGCGACGACGTGTCAGTGGTCGGGCCGGGAGCGGGGGAGGTTCGGATCAGGGTTCGCGCGGCCGGGGTGTGCCACTCCGACCGTTCCGCGCGCGACGGCGTGCTGCCGCAGCCGATGCCAGTGGTGCTCGGGCACGAAGCATCCGGCGACGTCGTCGCGGTCGGCGATGGAGTTGACGACCTGGCCGAGGGAGACCCTGTCGTGGTCAACTGGCTGCCAGCCTGCGGCTCCTGCTCCTCCTGCACGCGTGGGGAAACCTACCTGTGTATGGCGCACGTACTGGCTGGCTACGCCCAACCACGTTTCCTGGCTGGCGAGACCCCGGTGTACGCGATGGCCGGGTGTGGAGCCTTCGCCGAGGAGATCGTGGTTCCCCGTGCTGGCGCCGTGAAGCTGGCCCCCGACGTGCCGTACGAGGTGGCGGCCCTGGTCGGCTGCGGCGTGATGACCGGCGTCGGTGCCGTCGTCAACACTGCCCGGGTCGCGCCAGGGGCAACTGTCGCGGTGATCGGCTGCGGAGGCGTGGGTATCGCGGCGGTCCAGGGAGCGCGGCTCGCCGGTGCCGCGGTCGTCGTCGCGGTCGACACCATCGAGGCCAAGCAGCAGACGGCGCTGCGCTTCGGGGCGACCCACGGATGCGGCCCGGATCACCTCGGCGAACTGTCCACCCAGATCACCGACGGCGAAGGGTTCGACACCGTCTTGGACGTCGTGGCCGTGCCGCAGACCCTGCGCACAGCATGGACCGCGGCGCGCCGAGGCGGGACGGTCGTGGTGGTAGGCGCCGGCCGCTCCGATCAACAGGTCGCCTTCAGCCCCTTCGAGCTGTTGTTCGAGGGGAAGACCATCACCTCCTCGCTCTACGGTGCGGCCCAGGCGCCGCGAGACTTCGACCGGCTGTTCGATCTCTGGCGGGCGGGTCGACTGGACCTGACAAACATGATCACCCACCGGCTGCGGCTGGAGGATGTCGGGGACGCCCTCGCCGCCCTCGGCCGCGGCGACGTCATCCGGCAGGTCATCCGCTACGACGACGTCGGGTGA
- a CDS encoding copper resistance CopC family protein — protein MRTNTRSTRAGFLAAALAAALLLVPAAPAAAHNSLKAATPAKNAQLATAPTEITLEFLQKLDPAFTTIVLSDAAQQKIPTGEPMVTGATGTISIDGPLPNGTYTVAYRVVSADGHPVQGSYPFTVADPAGAEAPAPVSPAAEPDPTATDATSASPASATGGDNDGGGPGALAVVGVGIVLVLVAGTAVLLRRRRGTA, from the coding sequence ATGCGGACCAACACCCGCTCGACACGCGCCGGCTTCCTCGCCGCCGCCCTGGCCGCCGCGCTGCTGCTCGTGCCGGCTGCCCCAGCCGCCGCGCACAACTCCCTGAAGGCCGCCACACCAGCCAAGAACGCCCAGCTGGCCACGGCACCGACCGAGATCACACTGGAGTTCCTGCAGAAACTCGACCCGGCGTTCACCACCATCGTCCTCTCCGACGCCGCGCAGCAGAAGATCCCGACCGGGGAGCCCATGGTCACCGGGGCGACGGGCACCATAAGCATCGACGGCCCACTGCCGAACGGCACCTACACCGTTGCGTACCGGGTGGTCTCCGCCGACGGGCACCCGGTCCAGGGCTCGTACCCGTTCACGGTCGCCGACCCCGCCGGCGCCGAGGCACCGGCGCCGGTGTCCCCCGCGGCCGAGCCCGACCCAACGGCGACGGACGCCACCTCGGCGAGCCCGGCGTCCGCCACCGGCGGCGACAACGACGGCGGCGGTCCCGGCGCGCTGGCGGTGGTCGGTGTCGGGATCGTGCTGGTGCTGGTGGCCGGTACTGCGGTGCTGCTGCGCCGCCGACGCGGCACCGCCTGA
- a CDS encoding radical SAM protein, with the protein MKQDRNEVFVEFTKSICPVCKVVVDGQVNLRDDKVYLRKRCPEHGQFEALVYGDARMYLDSARFNKPGTIPLAFQTEVRDGCPADCGLCPEHKQHACLGIIEVNTGCNLDCPICFADSGHQPDGYTIDLAQCERMLDVFVASEGEAEVVMFSGGEPTIHRQILEFVDAAQDRPIRAVNLNTNGIRLASDRAFVAALGERNRPGRAVNIYLQFDGLDEQTHRKIRGRDLRVIKQRALDNCAEVGLTVTLVAAVERGLNEHELGAIISHGLAHPAVRSVSFQPVTHSGRHTPFDPLTRLTNSDIIHLIARQLPDWFRAEDFFPVPCCFPTCRSITYLLTGGTPGAEDFAVVPIPRLLDVADYLDYVANRVVPDPAVREALEKLWSASAFMGTDTTNARLAQAATALDCADACGVNLPEAVADLTDRAFMIVIQDFQDPYTLNVRQLMKCCVEEITPDGRLIPFCAYNSVGYREQVREQMSGVSVADVVPNALALQSMVTESPYGSKIARHRDGAAAGRRLAPDTTNVGRRIR; encoded by the coding sequence ATGAAGCAGGACCGGAATGAGGTGTTCGTCGAGTTCACGAAGTCGATCTGCCCCGTGTGCAAGGTCGTCGTCGACGGACAGGTCAACCTCCGTGACGACAAGGTGTACCTGCGTAAGCGCTGCCCGGAACACGGCCAGTTCGAGGCGTTGGTGTACGGCGACGCGCGGATGTACCTCGACAGCGCCCGCTTCAACAAGCCCGGCACGATCCCGCTGGCCTTCCAGACCGAGGTCCGTGACGGCTGCCCGGCGGACTGCGGGCTGTGCCCGGAACACAAGCAACACGCGTGCCTGGGCATCATCGAGGTCAACACCGGCTGCAATCTGGACTGCCCGATCTGTTTTGCCGACTCCGGCCACCAACCCGACGGGTACACCATCGACCTGGCGCAGTGCGAGCGGATGCTCGACGTCTTCGTGGCGAGCGAGGGAGAGGCCGAGGTGGTGATGTTCTCCGGTGGGGAGCCCACCATCCATCGGCAGATCCTGGAGTTCGTCGATGCCGCACAGGACCGCCCGATCCGGGCGGTCAACCTGAACACCAACGGAATTCGGCTCGCCAGCGACCGGGCGTTCGTGGCGGCGCTCGGCGAGCGGAACCGGCCGGGCCGGGCGGTCAACATCTATCTGCAGTTCGACGGGCTCGACGAGCAAACACATCGAAAGATCCGGGGGCGGGACCTGCGTGTGATCAAACAGCGGGCGTTGGACAACTGCGCCGAGGTCGGCCTTACCGTCACCCTCGTGGCCGCCGTCGAACGGGGCCTCAACGAACATGAACTCGGCGCGATCATCAGTCACGGCCTCGCACATCCGGCGGTACGCAGTGTCTCGTTCCAACCGGTCACCCACTCCGGCCGGCACACGCCTTTCGACCCGCTGACCCGGCTGACCAATTCCGACATCATCCACCTCATCGCCCGGCAGCTGCCTGACTGGTTCCGGGCCGAGGACTTCTTCCCCGTGCCGTGCTGCTTCCCGACCTGCCGGTCGATCACGTACCTGCTCACCGGGGGCACGCCCGGCGCGGAGGACTTCGCGGTGGTGCCGATTCCCCGACTGCTCGACGTGGCGGACTACCTCGACTATGTCGCCAACCGGGTGGTGCCGGACCCCGCGGTCCGGGAGGCGCTGGAGAAACTGTGGTCGGCGTCGGCATTCATGGGCACCGACACCACCAACGCGCGTCTCGCCCAGGCCGCCACGGCGCTGGACTGCGCCGACGCCTGCGGCGTCAACCTGCCCGAGGCGGTGGCAGACCTCACCGACCGTGCCTTCATGATTGTGATTCAGGACTTCCAGGACCCGTACACCCTCAATGTGCGGCAGCTGATGAAGTGTTGTGTCGAGGAGATCACTCCGGACGGCCGGTTGATTCCGTTCTGCGCCTACAATTCGGTCGGCTACCGGGAACAGGTCCGCGAGCAGATGTCCGGGGTGTCGGTCGCCGACGTGGTGCCCAACGCGCTGGCACTACAGTCGATGGTCACCGAATCCCCGTACGGGTCGAAGATCGCTCGGCACCGCGACGGCGCCGCCGCCGGTCGGCGGCTGGCGCCGGACACCACCAACGTCGGCAGGCGGATCCGGTGA
- a CDS encoding nuclear transport factor 2 family protein, whose product MSTVERFRAAVEARDLAAFDELFSPDVRFFSPVKFTPFTGASAVRGLLAVLLRTFEEFQYVGQLAGEAATDAGRQTESHLLIFRATVRGRQIHGIDLLQLGADGLVEEFTVMVRPLSAVTTLSEAVLAGLTAADTPSDLEGHP is encoded by the coding sequence ATGTCGACCGTCGAACGGTTTCGCGCCGCTGTCGAAGCTCGTGACCTGGCAGCGTTCGATGAGCTGTTCAGCCCAGACGTACGCTTCTTTAGCCCGGTGAAGTTCACGCCGTTCACGGGGGCGTCAGCCGTTCGCGGGCTACTCGCCGTACTCCTACGCACATTCGAGGAGTTCCAGTACGTCGGGCAGCTGGCTGGCGAAGCCGCCACCGACGCGGGCCGGCAGACCGAATCACACCTGCTCATCTTCCGGGCGACGGTGCGGGGCAGGCAGATCCACGGCATCGACCTGCTCCAGCTCGGCGCCGATGGCCTGGTCGAGGAGTTCACGGTCATGGTTCGACCACTATCCGCTGTCACCACGCTGAGCGAAGCGGTCCTCGCCGGCCTCACCGCGGCCGACACCCCCAGTGACCTGGAAGGACACCCATGA
- a CDS encoding energy-coupling factor ABC transporter ATP-binding protein encodes MVSAPLLEFVGVGFAYQPKHPVLTGVTLRIEAGQRLAVVGPNGGGKTTLFRLAAGALRPASGQIAVTGSPVRHSRAGLRALRQQVQLVLQDPDDQLFSANVWQDVSFGPVNLGLPAEQVRRRCDAALAALGVSAIADRPTHLLSYGQRKRVAIAGAVAMRPRLLILDEPTAGLDPAGVETLLQTLHDLHAAGTTVVLSTHDVDLAFRWADAVAVVSGGGVRTVPTADGLADGPLLAAAHLAPAWAPLVHRLLDRIPDLAGTRPHAAAELAALLDNTAPGGRPPQGTGAHRDHGNGDDACGAVAAP; translated from the coding sequence ATGGTGAGCGCCCCGTTGCTGGAGTTCGTCGGGGTGGGGTTCGCCTATCAGCCGAAGCATCCGGTCCTGACCGGGGTCACCCTCCGGATCGAGGCGGGCCAGCGGCTTGCGGTGGTAGGTCCCAACGGCGGCGGCAAGACCACCCTGTTCCGGCTGGCGGCCGGCGCGCTGCGACCCGCCTCCGGCCAGATCGCCGTCACCGGCTCCCCGGTGCGGCACAGCCGAGCCGGCCTGCGTGCGCTGCGGCAGCAGGTGCAACTGGTCCTGCAGGACCCGGACGACCAGCTCTTCTCCGCCAACGTCTGGCAGGACGTCTCGTTCGGGCCGGTCAACCTGGGGCTCCCTGCCGAGCAGGTGCGGCGACGGTGCGACGCGGCGCTGGCGGCGCTGGGTGTGTCGGCGATCGCTGATCGACCCACCCATCTGCTCTCCTACGGCCAGCGCAAGCGGGTAGCCATCGCCGGCGCGGTCGCGATGCGTCCGCGGCTGCTCATCCTCGACGAACCGACCGCCGGGCTCGACCCAGCTGGGGTGGAAACACTGCTCCAGACCCTGCACGACCTGCACGCGGCAGGTACGACGGTGGTGTTGTCCACCCATGATGTCGACCTCGCCTTCCGGTGGGCGGACGCGGTGGCGGTGGTCTCCGGTGGCGGCGTGCGTACCGTGCCCACGGCCGACGGCCTGGCGGACGGGCCGCTCCTCGCGGCTGCGCACCTGGCACCAGCTTGGGCGCCGCTGGTCCATCGGCTGCTTGACCGGATCCCAGACCTGGCGGGGACTCGCCCGCACGCCGCAGCCGAACTCGCCGCGTTGCTCGACAACACCGCGCCGGGCGGTCGGCCACCGCAGGGAACCGGCGCCCACCGCGATCACGGCAACGGCGACGACGCCTGCGGTGCGGTGGCAGCACCGTAG
- the cbiQ gene encoding cobalt ECF transporter T component CbiQ, producing MFALDVAAHTGPWRSRHPAEKALLSLGLLVCAVALPTWPGALLSGGAAALLLAGPARVPPGVVLRAAWVPLLFVATSTVPLLVSMPAPTRLAVDPAGLPLAAQTAGRSVAALTCLLLFSATTPLSDVLPRLHRLGIPPAVTEVAALTYRMLFLLVDSVRAVRQAQAARLGFRTWRTAYRSLAGQAGAVFVRAFSRARRLEEGLAVRGYTGSLAVQVEEYRVSVPFVVATTALLGTIITVTIRVATPW from the coding sequence GTGTTCGCCCTCGACGTCGCCGCGCACACCGGTCCCTGGCGATCCCGGCACCCCGCCGAGAAGGCGTTGCTCTCGCTCGGGTTACTGGTCTGCGCGGTGGCCCTGCCCACCTGGCCCGGCGCGCTGTTGTCCGGTGGCGCGGCGGCGCTGCTGCTGGCCGGCCCCGCGCGGGTACCACCGGGCGTGGTGCTGCGGGCGGCGTGGGTTCCGCTGTTGTTCGTGGCCACCTCGACGGTGCCGCTGCTGGTGTCGATGCCGGCCCCGACCCGACTGGCCGTTGACCCTGCGGGCCTGCCGCTGGCAGCACAGACCGCGGGCCGGTCAGTGGCGGCGCTGACCTGTCTGCTGCTGTTCAGCGCCACCACGCCACTGTCGGACGTGCTGCCCCGACTGCACCGGCTGGGGATCCCCCCGGCGGTCACCGAGGTCGCCGCGTTGACGTACCGGATGCTTTTTCTGCTCGTGGACAGCGTGCGTGCGGTCCGGCAGGCGCAGGCGGCGCGGCTTGGCTTCCGTACCTGGCGGACCGCGTACCGGTCCCTGGCGGGTCAGGCGGGCGCGGTGTTCGTCCGGGCGTTCAGTCGGGCGCGGCGGCTCGAGGAGGGACTGGCGGTGCGGGGATACACGGGTTCACTTGCCGTTCAGGTGGAGGAGTACCGGGTGTCGGTGCCGTTCGTCGTGGCGACCACCGCATTGCTCGGCACGATCATCACGGTCACCATTCGGGTCGCTACCCCATGGTGA
- a CDS encoding energy-coupling factor ABC transporter substrate-binding protein, with amino-acid sequence MRRFSWVNLLLVLAVLALAVVPLAFGLGSGEEPFSGADALAEQAIVDDHPDYEPWFSPIYEPPSAEMESALFALQAALGAGLLGYYFGVARTRQRQRDAAGRQRS; translated from the coding sequence ATGAGGCGCTTTTCCTGGGTCAACCTGCTGCTGGTGCTCGCGGTGCTGGCCCTGGCGGTGGTGCCGCTGGCGTTTGGCCTCGGGTCCGGTGAGGAGCCGTTCTCCGGGGCGGATGCCCTTGCCGAACAGGCCATCGTGGACGACCACCCCGACTATGAGCCGTGGTTCTCGCCGATCTACGAGCCACCGTCGGCCGAGATGGAGTCGGCGCTGTTCGCTCTCCAGGCCGCACTGGGTGCCGGCCTCCTCGGCTACTACTTCGGCGTTGCCCGGACCCGGCAGCGGCAGCGCGACGCTGCCGGCCGGCAGCGCAGCTAG
- a CDS encoding LLM class F420-dependent oxidoreductase yields the protein MKLGYTTGYWSAGPPEGVTAAIAEADRLGFDSIWAAEAYGSDCLTPLAWWGANTSRVRLGTNIMQMAARTPTAAAMAALTLDHLSGGRFILGLGASGPQVVEGWYGQPYPRPLARTREYIEIVRTVLARTGPVEHDGAFFQLPYLGGTGLGKPLKSTVHPLRADIPIFLAAEGPKNVALAAEIADGWLPLFFSPKADSFYRAALAEGFARPGARRDMDAFEVAATVPIVVHDDIEAAADRLRPFVALYVGGMGAKSANFHRDVIARLGYERDCDVITEAYLAGDKRGAAAAVPTALVEDIALIGPVAKVRDELQGWRESVVTTLLVQGNSRQLRQIAELMS from the coding sequence ATGAAGCTTGGCTACACTACCGGCTATTGGTCCGCCGGACCGCCCGAGGGCGTCACAGCTGCCATCGCGGAGGCCGACCGGCTCGGCTTCGACTCGATCTGGGCCGCCGAGGCATACGGGTCGGACTGCCTGACTCCACTCGCCTGGTGGGGAGCCAACACCTCCCGCGTCCGGCTGGGCACCAACATCATGCAGATGGCGGCCCGCACCCCGACCGCCGCGGCGATGGCCGCGCTCACCCTCGACCACCTCTCGGGCGGCCGGTTCATCCTCGGGCTCGGTGCCTCCGGCCCACAGGTCGTCGAGGGGTGGTACGGCCAGCCGTACCCGCGACCGCTGGCCCGTACCCGGGAGTACATCGAGATCGTTCGTACCGTCCTCGCCCGTACCGGGCCGGTCGAGCACGACGGAGCGTTCTTCCAACTCCCGTACCTCGGCGGCACCGGCCTGGGTAAGCCGCTGAAGTCCACCGTCCACCCGCTGCGCGCCGACATCCCAATCTTCCTCGCCGCCGAGGGGCCGAAGAACGTGGCCCTGGCCGCCGAGATCGCCGACGGCTGGCTGCCGTTGTTCTTCTCCCCCAAGGCGGACAGTTTCTACCGTGCCGCACTCGCCGAGGGCTTCGCCCGGCCTGGTGCCCGCCGTGACATGGACGCGTTCGAGGTCGCCGCGACCGTGCCGATCGTCGTCCACGACGACATCGAGGCAGCTGCCGACCGGCTCCGGCCGTTCGTCGCGCTGTACGTGGGGGGCATGGGGGCCAAGTCGGCCAACTTCCACCGCGACGTCATCGCCCGCCTCGGGTACGAACGAGACTGTGACGTCATCACCGAGGCATACCTGGCAGGTGACAAAAGGGGGGCAGCCGCCGCCGTACCGACCGCGCTGGTGGAGGACATCGCGCTGATCGGCCCGGTCGCCAAGGTCAGGGACGAGTTGCAGGGATGGCGCGAGAGTGTGGTCACCACCCTGCTCGTCCAGGGCAACTCCCGGCAGCTACGCCAGATCGCCGAGTTGATGAGCTGA
- a CDS encoding energy-coupling factor ABC transporter permease — MHIAEGYLPPEQAAAWFVVSAPFVIHGSRALVRQVRRDPDSKLLLGAAGAFTFALSALKIPSVTGSSSHPTGTGLGAVLFRPPVMSVLGGIVLLFQALLLAHGGLSTLGANVFSMAIVGPWVAYGSYTLVRRGGGGLGPAVFAAATLGNLATYCVTVAQLALAFPDPVSGLVGALAKFGGIFAVTQIPLAISEGLLTVLVIRLLSRISGDDLRRLGLLPSAAEVRV; from the coding sequence ATGCATATTGCCGAGGGGTACCTCCCCCCTGAGCAAGCCGCGGCGTGGTTCGTGGTGTCCGCGCCATTCGTCATCCACGGGAGCCGGGCACTGGTCCGGCAGGTTCGTCGGGATCCCGACTCCAAACTGCTGCTCGGGGCGGCCGGCGCGTTCACCTTCGCGCTGTCCGCGTTGAAGATTCCGTCGGTGACCGGTTCGAGTTCCCACCCGACCGGCACCGGGCTGGGGGCGGTGCTGTTCCGGCCGCCGGTGATGAGCGTGCTGGGCGGCATCGTACTGCTGTTCCAGGCGTTGCTGCTGGCCCACGGCGGGCTGAGCACGTTGGGCGCCAACGTGTTCTCGATGGCGATCGTCGGCCCCTGGGTGGCCTACGGGAGTTACACCCTGGTCCGCCGGGGCGGAGGCGGTCTGGGTCCCGCGGTGTTCGCCGCCGCGACGTTGGGCAACCTGGCGACGTACTGCGTCACTGTCGCCCAACTGGCCCTGGCGTTCCCCGACCCCGTGTCCGGCCTCGTCGGCGCCCTGGCGAAGTTCGGCGGGATCTTCGCGGTAACCCAGATCCCGCTGGCGATCAGCGAGGGACTGCTCACCGTCCTGGTGATTCGCCTGCTGAGTCGGATCAGCGGGGACGACCTACGTCGGCTCGGGCTGCTGCCTTCGGCTGCGGAGGTGCGGGTATGA
- a CDS encoding TetR/AcrR family transcriptional regulator, which yields MTTKKASNASLPSERRARLVRLAGELFAEKGFRATTVREIADAAGILSGSLYHHFDSKESIGDEILSGFLDEVLTGYREAAAGTDDPRTTIEQFVRSSAATLARHRAALTMLQNDWSHFRAMPRFDYLRTATREIEHLWVDQLERGKQSGLFRPDLDARLTYRLLRDVLWIPTRWGQSSSNGWDTDQIADAVLRLIFDGIVARDSRPAGTSPADRQGRARPARS from the coding sequence GTGACCACGAAGAAAGCCAGCAACGCGAGCCTGCCATCGGAGCGTCGTGCCCGCCTCGTGCGCCTCGCCGGGGAGCTGTTCGCCGAGAAGGGCTTCCGCGCCACCACCGTGCGCGAGATCGCCGACGCGGCCGGCATCCTCTCCGGCAGCCTGTACCACCACTTCGACTCCAAGGAGTCGATCGGTGACGAGATCCTGTCTGGCTTCCTCGACGAGGTGCTCACCGGATACCGCGAGGCGGCCGCCGGCACCGACGACCCCCGCACCACGATCGAGCAGTTCGTTCGCTCCAGCGCCGCGACGTTGGCCCGCCACCGCGCCGCCCTCACCATGCTGCAGAACGACTGGAGCCACTTCCGTGCCATGCCGCGCTTCGACTACCTGCGCACCGCCACCCGCGAGATCGAGCACCTCTGGGTCGACCAGCTGGAGCGGGGAAAACAGAGCGGGCTGTTCCGCCCCGACCTGGACGCCAGACTGACCTACCGGCTGCTGCGGGACGTGTTGTGGATACCGACGCGTTGGGGGCAGAGCAGTAGCAACGGCTGGGACACCGACCAGATCGCCGACGCGGTCCTGCGCCTGATCTTCGATGGCATTGTGGCCCGAGACAGCAGGCCGGCCGGCACATCTCCGGCGGATCGCCAGGGCCGGGCGAGGCCAGCGAGAAGCTGA
- a CDS encoding PadR family transcriptional regulator: MALRHAVLAALLDGEYSGYQLAKIFDVSLSNFWYAVPQQLYAELTKLEQAGLITGRQVIQHDRPNKRLFTVTPAGLAELAAFAAAPSKPSSIREDLLVMVQAVDRLDPAPVIAQLEERAVMATAKVELFDQTLRQLRGDLTEEIFLRESDRIGPYLTCLRGRRFEQENREWCEQVVALLRARVPLSD; this comes from the coding sequence ATGGCACTGCGGCACGCGGTGCTGGCGGCGCTGCTCGACGGCGAGTACAGCGGCTATCAGTTGGCCAAGATCTTCGATGTGTCGCTTTCCAACTTCTGGTATGCGGTGCCCCAGCAGCTCTACGCCGAACTGACCAAGCTGGAGCAGGCTGGCTTGATCACCGGCCGTCAGGTCATCCAGCACGACCGACCCAACAAGCGACTGTTTACGGTCACCCCCGCCGGCCTCGCGGAGCTGGCCGCGTTCGCTGCCGCACCATCCAAACCGTCATCCATCCGGGAGGACCTGCTTGTCATGGTCCAGGCCGTGGACCGGCTGGACCCAGCCCCGGTCATCGCCCAGCTCGAGGAACGCGCGGTAATGGCCACGGCCAAGGTGGAACTCTTCGACCAGACGCTTAGGCAGTTGCGCGGTGACCTGACCGAGGAGATCTTTCTGCGCGAGAGCGATCGGATCGGGCCCTACCTCACCTGCCTGCGTGGCCGTCGGTTCGAGCAGGAGAATCGCGAGTGGTGCGAGCAGGTGGTGGCCCTGCTGCGGGCCCGGGTGCCGCTGTCGGACTGA